A genomic segment from Glycine soja cultivar W05 chromosome 20, ASM419377v2, whole genome shotgun sequence encodes:
- the LOC114402239 gene encoding uncharacterized protein LOC114402239 isoform X4 — protein MDDEVVQRVFHEGGRDYFQQQPSTSSSSSSSILQSLPLHVSFDHGYYLLVKSIQELREKKDGLVTVGIGGPSGSGKTSLAEKVASVIGCTVISMENYRVGVDEGNDLDSIDFDALIKNLEDLTKGNDTSIPEFDYQEKKRVGYKAIKSASSAVVILDGTYALQAKLRSLLDIRVAVVGGVHFSLLSKVRYDIGDSCSLDYLIDSIFPLFRKHIEPDLHHAQIRINNSFVSSFREAVYKVKCRSESSDGHSGSAFQGNEAQTDNFIEMYLRPPSASEEARINDWIKVRQSGIRYYLSLGDQRIVDKNFIIRPKAEFEVGRMTLGGLLALGYIVVVSYKRASTTVNNGKVSMSFETIDVLGETFMVMRGTNRKTVRTEALRMGINGPWITKSYLEMILQRKGVPRLSTPPLVSNTTVAGSQETVIAAPKPIRVTPNLVTGIDDLPQPWTRSPTKSKMEPVAAEWHFISSDSSQPDNSVLDPSSFRDSIRLASMPDSFDLDRGLLLAVQAIQALLENKGVPVIVGIGGPSGSGKTSLAHKMANIIGCEVVSLESYYKQVKDFKYDDFSALDLSLLSKNIDDIRNGQRTKVPIFDLESGARSGFKELEVSEDCGVIIFEGVYALHPDIRISLDLWIAVVGGVHSHLISRVQRDKSRVGCFISQNEIMMTVFPMFQQLIEPHLVHAHLKIRNDFDPVLSPESSLFVLKSNKKVAYQDIVAILDSAKFCSSVQKFIDIYIRLPGIPSNGQLSDSDCIRVRICEGRFALLIREPIKEGNFIIQPKVDFDISISTVAGLLNLGYQAVAYIEASAFIYQDGKILIEVDHLQDVPGPYIQIKGANKDAVAAAGSMLKLDGSYTTKDFQERRRKECSLHFFVSTQGTFIPSQTLFCKTQWWNVRK, from the exons ATGGACGATGAAGTTGTTCAGCGAGTGTTCCATGAAGGAGGACGCGATTACTTCCAGCAACAGCCTTCgacttcttcttcgtcttcctctTCCATCCTCCAATCTCTCCCTCTCCATGTG TCTTTTGATCATGGATATTATTTGTTGGTAAAATCTATCCAAGAACTCCGAGAGAAAAAGGATGGCCTTGTTACGGTTGGCATTGGTGGACCAAGTGGATCTGGTAAAACAAG CTTAGCAGAAAAGGTAGCATCTGTTATTGGTTGTACTGTTATATCAATGGAGAATTATCGTGTTGGAGTAGATGAAGGGAATGATTTGGATTCTATAGATTTTGATGCCCTGATCAAGAATCTTGAG GATTTGACTAAAGGCAATGATACATCAATCCCAGAGTTTGACTATCAGGAAAAGAAGCGTGTTGGCTATAAAGCAATAAAGAGCGCTTCATCTGCGGTG GTAATACTTGATGGCACATATGCATTGCAAGCAAAACTGCGGTCTTTACTGGATATTCGAGTTGCTGTG GTTGGTGGTGTTCATTTTAGCCTGCTTTCTAAAGTTCGCTATGACATTGGGGATTCTTGTTCACTGGATTACCTTATAGATAGCATTTTTCCATTATTTAGGAAACACATTGAGCCAGATCTTCATCATGCACAG ATCAGAATTAATAACAGCTTTGTCTCATCATTCAGAGAAGCAGTCTACAAGGTTAAATGCAGAAGTGAG TCTTCAGATGGACATTCGGGTTCTGCTTTTCAAGGAAATGAAGCCCAAACAGATAA TTTTATCGAAATGTACCTTAGACCACCTTCAGCTAGTGAAGAAGCAAGGATAAATGATTGGATCAAAGTGCGGCAGTCTGGAATTAGATATTATTTATCACTTGGTGACCAGAGGATTGTTGACAAGAATTTCATCATCAGGCCTAAAGCTGAATTTGAG GTTGGTCGAATGACATTGGGTGGATTATTGGCTCTTGGGTACATTGTTGTTGTTAGTTACAAGCGTGCCTCCACAACTGTCAATAATGGCAAGGTTTCAATGTCTTTTGAAACTATTGATGTTCTTGGTGAGACGTTCATGGTGATGAGAGGAACTAATAGAAAG ACTGTCAGAACAGAAGCATTAAGGATGGGTATTAATGGACCTTGGATTACTAAATCATATCTGGAAATGATTCTTCAGAGAAAAG GTGTACCTCGTCTTAGTACACCACCACTTGTGTCTAATACAACTGTGGCTGGTAGTCAAGAAACTGTGATCGCTGCACCAAAGCCAATTCGTGTTACCCCTAACCTTGTTACTGGGATAGATGATTTACCTCAGCCGTGGACTCGATCCCCGACAAAATCTAAAATGGAACCTGTTGCGGCTGAATGGCATTTCATATCTTCAGATTCTTCCCAGCCTGACAACTCAGTCCTAG ACCCTTCATCTTTCAGGGATAGTATTAGGCTTGCTTCAATGCCTGATTCATTTGACTTGGATAGGGGATTGCTTTTGGCAGTTCAAGCAATACAA GCATTGTTGGAGAATAAAGGTGTACCAGTCATAGTTGGAATCG GAGGTCCAAGTGGGTCTGGGAAGACTAGTTTGGCTCATAAAATGGCAAACATAATTGGTTGTGAAGTAGTTTCACTGGAAAGCTATTATAAACAAGTAAAGGATTTTAAATATGATGACTTCAGCGCACTTGATTTATCCTTGCTATCAAAG AATATTGATGACATAAGAAATGGTCAAAGAACAAAAGTACCTATATTTGACTTGGAAAGTGGTGCTCGGAGTGGCTTCAAGGAACTTGAAGTTTCTGAAGATTGTGGAGTG ATTATATTTGAAGGCGTCTATGCCCTGCATCCTGATATTCGAATATCACTTGACTTGTGGATTGCTGTT GTTGGAGGTGTTCATTCACATTTGATTTCACGAGTTCAAAGGGATAAGAGTAGAGTGGGATGTTTTATTTCCCAAAATGAGATCATGATGACGGTGTTTCCTATGTTCCAGCAGCTTATTGAACCCCATCTTGTTCATGCACAT CTTAAAATTCGAAATGACTTTGACCCTGTGCTTTCTCCTGAGAGTTCATTATTTGTATTAAAGAGTAACAAAAAA GTAGCATATCAAGATATTGTTGCAATTCTCGATTCAGCAAAATTTTGCAGTTCAGTGcagaaatttattgatatttatatAAGGCTTCCTGGGATCCCTTCTAATGGGCAGTTGAGTGATAGTGATTGTATTCGAGTCAGAATATGTGAAGGCAGATTTGCATTGCTGATACGAGAG CCTATCAAAGAAGGGAACTTCATCATTCAGCCTAAAGTGGATTTTGATATTAGCATTAGTACGGTTGCTGGTCTTCTCAATCTTGG GTACCAAGCAGTTGCTTATATTGAAGCGTCTGCATTCATCTATCAGGATGGAAAG ATTCTAATTGAGGTTGATCATCTACAAGATGTCCCTGGCCCATACATTCAGATAAAGGGTGCTAATAAAGATGCAGTAGCAGCAGCAGGTTCAATGCTTAAATTGGATGGTTCATATACTACTAAG GATTTCcaagagagaaggagaaaagaGTGCAGCCTCCATTTCTTTGTCTCCACGCAAGGGACGTTTATCCCTTCGCAAACATTGTTTTGCAAAACCCAATGGTGGAATGTGCGAAAATGA
- the LOC114402239 gene encoding uncharacterized protein LOC114402239 isoform X5: MALLRLALVDQVDLVKQEKVASVIGCTVISMENYRVGVDEGNDLDSIDFDALIKNLEDLTKGNDTSIPEFDYQEKKRVGYKAIKSASSAVVILDGTYALQAKLRSLLDIRVAVVGGVHFSLLSKVRYDIGDSCSLDYLIDSIFPLFRKHIEPDLHHAQIRINNSFVSSFREAVYKVKCRSESSDGHSGSAFQGNEAQTDNFIEMYLRPPSASEEARINDWIKVRQSGIRYYLSLGDQRIVDKNFIIRPKAEFEVGRMTLGGLLALGYIVVVSYKRASTTVNNGKVSMSFETIDVLGETFMVMRGTNRKTVRTEALRMGINGPWITKSYLEMILQRKGVPRLSTPPLVSNTTVAGSQETVIAAPKPIRVTPNLVTGIDDLPQPWTRSPTKSKMEPVAAEWHFISSDSSQPDNSVLDPSSFRDSIRLASMPDSFDLDRGLLLAVQAIQALLENKGVPVIVGIGGPSGSGKTSLAHKMANIIGCEVVSLESYYKQVKDFKYDDFSALDLSLLSKNIDDIRNGQRTKVPIFDLESGARSGFKELEVSEDCGVIIFEGVYALHPDIRISLDLWIAVVGGVHSHLISRVQRDKSRVGCFISQNEIMMTVFPMFQQLIEPHLVHAHLKIRNDFDPVLSPESSLFVLKSNKKVAYQDIVAILDSAKFCSSVQKFIDIYIRLPGIPSNGQLSDSDCIRVRICEGRFALLIREPIKEGNFIIQPKVDFDISISTVAGLLNLGYQAVAYIEASAFIYQDGKILIEVDHLQDVPGPYIQIKGANKDAVAAAGSMLKLDGSYTTKSYLEIILERLPAIERTSGGIHSQQSARLLEIVEFIQSQGCSSASDSSSSRVVSPIEGVIEEMQSKIRRLERWLAINTVLWTFLMSALVGYSLYQRKRQ; the protein is encoded by the exons ATGGCCTTGTTACGGTTGGCATTGGTGGACCAAGTGGATCTGGTAAAACAAG AAAAGGTAGCATCTGTTATTGGTTGTACTGTTATATCAATGGAGAATTATCGTGTTGGAGTAGATGAAGGGAATGATTTGGATTCTATAGATTTTGATGCCCTGATCAAGAATCTTGAG GATTTGACTAAAGGCAATGATACATCAATCCCAGAGTTTGACTATCAGGAAAAGAAGCGTGTTGGCTATAAAGCAATAAAGAGCGCTTCATCTGCGGTG GTAATACTTGATGGCACATATGCATTGCAAGCAAAACTGCGGTCTTTACTGGATATTCGAGTTGCTGTG GTTGGTGGTGTTCATTTTAGCCTGCTTTCTAAAGTTCGCTATGACATTGGGGATTCTTGTTCACTGGATTACCTTATAGATAGCATTTTTCCATTATTTAGGAAACACATTGAGCCAGATCTTCATCATGCACAG ATCAGAATTAATAACAGCTTTGTCTCATCATTCAGAGAAGCAGTCTACAAGGTTAAATGCAGAAGTGAG TCTTCAGATGGACATTCGGGTTCTGCTTTTCAAGGAAATGAAGCCCAAACAGATAA TTTTATCGAAATGTACCTTAGACCACCTTCAGCTAGTGAAGAAGCAAGGATAAATGATTGGATCAAAGTGCGGCAGTCTGGAATTAGATATTATTTATCACTTGGTGACCAGAGGATTGTTGACAAGAATTTCATCATCAGGCCTAAAGCTGAATTTGAG GTTGGTCGAATGACATTGGGTGGATTATTGGCTCTTGGGTACATTGTTGTTGTTAGTTACAAGCGTGCCTCCACAACTGTCAATAATGGCAAGGTTTCAATGTCTTTTGAAACTATTGATGTTCTTGGTGAGACGTTCATGGTGATGAGAGGAACTAATAGAAAG ACTGTCAGAACAGAAGCATTAAGGATGGGTATTAATGGACCTTGGATTACTAAATCATATCTGGAAATGATTCTTCAGAGAAAAG GTGTACCTCGTCTTAGTACACCACCACTTGTGTCTAATACAACTGTGGCTGGTAGTCAAGAAACTGTGATCGCTGCACCAAAGCCAATTCGTGTTACCCCTAACCTTGTTACTGGGATAGATGATTTACCTCAGCCGTGGACTCGATCCCCGACAAAATCTAAAATGGAACCTGTTGCGGCTGAATGGCATTTCATATCTTCAGATTCTTCCCAGCCTGACAACTCAGTCCTAG ACCCTTCATCTTTCAGGGATAGTATTAGGCTTGCTTCAATGCCTGATTCATTTGACTTGGATAGGGGATTGCTTTTGGCAGTTCAAGCAATACAA GCATTGTTGGAGAATAAAGGTGTACCAGTCATAGTTGGAATCG GAGGTCCAAGTGGGTCTGGGAAGACTAGTTTGGCTCATAAAATGGCAAACATAATTGGTTGTGAAGTAGTTTCACTGGAAAGCTATTATAAACAAGTAAAGGATTTTAAATATGATGACTTCAGCGCACTTGATTTATCCTTGCTATCAAAG AATATTGATGACATAAGAAATGGTCAAAGAACAAAAGTACCTATATTTGACTTGGAAAGTGGTGCTCGGAGTGGCTTCAAGGAACTTGAAGTTTCTGAAGATTGTGGAGTG ATTATATTTGAAGGCGTCTATGCCCTGCATCCTGATATTCGAATATCACTTGACTTGTGGATTGCTGTT GTTGGAGGTGTTCATTCACATTTGATTTCACGAGTTCAAAGGGATAAGAGTAGAGTGGGATGTTTTATTTCCCAAAATGAGATCATGATGACGGTGTTTCCTATGTTCCAGCAGCTTATTGAACCCCATCTTGTTCATGCACAT CTTAAAATTCGAAATGACTTTGACCCTGTGCTTTCTCCTGAGAGTTCATTATTTGTATTAAAGAGTAACAAAAAA GTAGCATATCAAGATATTGTTGCAATTCTCGATTCAGCAAAATTTTGCAGTTCAGTGcagaaatttattgatatttatatAAGGCTTCCTGGGATCCCTTCTAATGGGCAGTTGAGTGATAGTGATTGTATTCGAGTCAGAATATGTGAAGGCAGATTTGCATTGCTGATACGAGAG CCTATCAAAGAAGGGAACTTCATCATTCAGCCTAAAGTGGATTTTGATATTAGCATTAGTACGGTTGCTGGTCTTCTCAATCTTGG GTACCAAGCAGTTGCTTATATTGAAGCGTCTGCATTCATCTATCAGGATGGAAAG ATTCTAATTGAGGTTGATCATCTACAAGATGTCCCTGGCCCATACATTCAGATAAAGGGTGCTAATAAAGATGCAGTAGCAGCAGCAGGTTCAATGCTTAAATTGGATGGTTCATATACTACTAAG agttATCTTGAAATAATTTTGGAAAGACTACCGGCTATAGAAAGAACTTCTGGTGGGATTCATTCTCAGCAATCAGCAAGGCTGCTAGAGATTGTTGAATTTATTCAATCTCAG GGATGTAGCTCTGCTTCAGATTCCTCATCAAGTAGGGTAGTCTCTCCAATTGAAGGAGTTATTGAGGAAATGCAATCAAAGATTAGAAGGCTTGAAAGGTGGCTAGCGATAAACACG GTTCTATGGACATTTCTGATGTCTGCCCTTGTTGGTTATTCGCTGTATCAAAGGAAGCGCCAATAA
- the LOC114402239 gene encoding uncharacterized protein LOC114402239 isoform X6 produces the protein MAHMHCKQNCGLYWIFELLWLIVFSFFFAVGGVHFSLLSKVRYDIGDSCSLDYLIDSIFPLFRKHIEPDLHHAQIRINNSFVSSFREAVYKVKCRSESSDGHSGSAFQGNEAQTDNFIEMYLRPPSASEEARINDWIKVRQSGIRYYLSLGDQRIVDKNFIIRPKAEFEVGRMTLGGLLALGYIVVVSYKRASTTVNNGKVSMSFETIDVLGETFMVMRGTNRKTVRTEALRMGINGPWITKSYLEMILQRKGVPRLSTPPLVSNTTVAGSQETVIAAPKPIRVTPNLVTGIDDLPQPWTRSPTKSKMEPVAAEWHFISSDSSQPDNSVLDPSSFRDSIRLASMPDSFDLDRGLLLAVQAIQALLENKGVPVIVGIGGPSGSGKTSLAHKMANIIGCEVVSLESYYKQVKDFKYDDFSALDLSLLSKNIDDIRNGQRTKVPIFDLESGARSGFKELEVSEDCGVIIFEGVYALHPDIRISLDLWIAVVGGVHSHLISRVQRDKSRVGCFISQNEIMMTVFPMFQQLIEPHLVHAHLKIRNDFDPVLSPESSLFVLKSNKKVAYQDIVAILDSAKFCSSVQKFIDIYIRLPGIPSNGQLSDSDCIRVRICEGRFALLIREPIKEGNFIIQPKVDFDISISTVAGLLNLGYQAVAYIEASAFIYQDGKILIEVDHLQDVPGPYIQIKGANKDAVAAAGSMLKLDGSYTTKSYLEIILERLPAIERTSGGIHSQQSARLLEIVEFIQSQGCSSASDSSSSRVVSPIEGVIEEMQSKIRRLERWLAINTVLWTFLMSALVGYSLYQRKRQ, from the exons ATGGCACATATGCATTGCAAGCAAAACTGCGGTCTTTACTGGATATTCGAGTTGCTGTGgttaattgttttttcttttttctttgca GTTGGTGGTGTTCATTTTAGCCTGCTTTCTAAAGTTCGCTATGACATTGGGGATTCTTGTTCACTGGATTACCTTATAGATAGCATTTTTCCATTATTTAGGAAACACATTGAGCCAGATCTTCATCATGCACAG ATCAGAATTAATAACAGCTTTGTCTCATCATTCAGAGAAGCAGTCTACAAGGTTAAATGCAGAAGTGAG TCTTCAGATGGACATTCGGGTTCTGCTTTTCAAGGAAATGAAGCCCAAACAGATAA TTTTATCGAAATGTACCTTAGACCACCTTCAGCTAGTGAAGAAGCAAGGATAAATGATTGGATCAAAGTGCGGCAGTCTGGAATTAGATATTATTTATCACTTGGTGACCAGAGGATTGTTGACAAGAATTTCATCATCAGGCCTAAAGCTGAATTTGAG GTTGGTCGAATGACATTGGGTGGATTATTGGCTCTTGGGTACATTGTTGTTGTTAGTTACAAGCGTGCCTCCACAACTGTCAATAATGGCAAGGTTTCAATGTCTTTTGAAACTATTGATGTTCTTGGTGAGACGTTCATGGTGATGAGAGGAACTAATAGAAAG ACTGTCAGAACAGAAGCATTAAGGATGGGTATTAATGGACCTTGGATTACTAAATCATATCTGGAAATGATTCTTCAGAGAAAAG GTGTACCTCGTCTTAGTACACCACCACTTGTGTCTAATACAACTGTGGCTGGTAGTCAAGAAACTGTGATCGCTGCACCAAAGCCAATTCGTGTTACCCCTAACCTTGTTACTGGGATAGATGATTTACCTCAGCCGTGGACTCGATCCCCGACAAAATCTAAAATGGAACCTGTTGCGGCTGAATGGCATTTCATATCTTCAGATTCTTCCCAGCCTGACAACTCAGTCCTAG ACCCTTCATCTTTCAGGGATAGTATTAGGCTTGCTTCAATGCCTGATTCATTTGACTTGGATAGGGGATTGCTTTTGGCAGTTCAAGCAATACAA GCATTGTTGGAGAATAAAGGTGTACCAGTCATAGTTGGAATCG GAGGTCCAAGTGGGTCTGGGAAGACTAGTTTGGCTCATAAAATGGCAAACATAATTGGTTGTGAAGTAGTTTCACTGGAAAGCTATTATAAACAAGTAAAGGATTTTAAATATGATGACTTCAGCGCACTTGATTTATCCTTGCTATCAAAG AATATTGATGACATAAGAAATGGTCAAAGAACAAAAGTACCTATATTTGACTTGGAAAGTGGTGCTCGGAGTGGCTTCAAGGAACTTGAAGTTTCTGAAGATTGTGGAGTG ATTATATTTGAAGGCGTCTATGCCCTGCATCCTGATATTCGAATATCACTTGACTTGTGGATTGCTGTT GTTGGAGGTGTTCATTCACATTTGATTTCACGAGTTCAAAGGGATAAGAGTAGAGTGGGATGTTTTATTTCCCAAAATGAGATCATGATGACGGTGTTTCCTATGTTCCAGCAGCTTATTGAACCCCATCTTGTTCATGCACAT CTTAAAATTCGAAATGACTTTGACCCTGTGCTTTCTCCTGAGAGTTCATTATTTGTATTAAAGAGTAACAAAAAA GTAGCATATCAAGATATTGTTGCAATTCTCGATTCAGCAAAATTTTGCAGTTCAGTGcagaaatttattgatatttatatAAGGCTTCCTGGGATCCCTTCTAATGGGCAGTTGAGTGATAGTGATTGTATTCGAGTCAGAATATGTGAAGGCAGATTTGCATTGCTGATACGAGAG CCTATCAAAGAAGGGAACTTCATCATTCAGCCTAAAGTGGATTTTGATATTAGCATTAGTACGGTTGCTGGTCTTCTCAATCTTGG GTACCAAGCAGTTGCTTATATTGAAGCGTCTGCATTCATCTATCAGGATGGAAAG ATTCTAATTGAGGTTGATCATCTACAAGATGTCCCTGGCCCATACATTCAGATAAAGGGTGCTAATAAAGATGCAGTAGCAGCAGCAGGTTCAATGCTTAAATTGGATGGTTCATATACTACTAAG agttATCTTGAAATAATTTTGGAAAGACTACCGGCTATAGAAAGAACTTCTGGTGGGATTCATTCTCAGCAATCAGCAAGGCTGCTAGAGATTGTTGAATTTATTCAATCTCAG GGATGTAGCTCTGCTTCAGATTCCTCATCAAGTAGGGTAGTCTCTCCAATTGAAGGAGTTATTGAGGAAATGCAATCAAAGATTAGAAGGCTTGAAAGGTGGCTAGCGATAAACACG GTTCTATGGACATTTCTGATGTCTGCCCTTGTTGGTTATTCGCTGTATCAAAGGAAGCGCCAATAA